A region from the Beduinella massiliensis genome encodes:
- a CDS encoding NlpC/P60 family protein: MIRASDFAFQAVALAQRTPPIPYAMGGTTPQGMDCRGLVVYLLRQLGRPDYRTAGATSMWRDDCVDKRPLAQADLRPGDLLFIRSGEVSEHMGVYCGAPGCEVVHASATKGCVCASTLKNGWTHAARHRLIDYDSADREGGDSMAAEYIVRAQGGLRQRKTPGGTYMQMIPDGTRLAALQTQGDWTQVSYGGFTGWVSTAYLVDADGAAEAPQAPENTDSADDDNRVRVPRALIEALCGYLND, from the coding sequence ATGATAAGAGCATCGGATTTCGCATTTCAGGCCGTCGCCCTCGCGCAGCGCACGCCGCCCATCCCCTACGCGATGGGCGGGACGACGCCCCAGGGCATGGACTGCCGAGGGCTCGTGGTGTACCTCCTGCGGCAGCTGGGCCGCCCTGACTACCGCACGGCGGGCGCGACGAGCATGTGGCGCGACGATTGCGTGGACAAGCGCCCGCTCGCGCAGGCCGATCTGCGGCCCGGCGACCTGCTGTTCATCCGCAGCGGCGAGGTCAGCGAGCACATGGGCGTCTACTGCGGCGCGCCGGGCTGCGAGGTCGTGCATGCCAGCGCGACGAAGGGGTGCGTGTGCGCCTCGACGCTCAAAAACGGCTGGACGCACGCGGCGCGGCACCGGCTGATCGATTACGACAGCGCCGACAGAGAGGGAGGCGACAGCATGGCGGCGGAATACATCGTCCGCGCACAGGGCGGTCTTCGCCAGCGCAAGACGCCGGGTGGGACGTACATGCAGATGATCCCGGACGGGACGCGCCTGGCCGCGCTGCAGACGCAGGGCGACTGGACGCAGGTGAGCTACGGGGGCTTTACGGGGTGGGTGAGTACGGCGTATCTGGTGGACGCGGACGGAGCGGCGGAAGCGCCGCAGGCGCCCGAGAACACGGATAGCGCGGATGACGACAATAGGGTACGGGTGCCGCGCGCGCTGATCGAAGCGCTCTGCGGATACTTAAACGACTGA
- a CDS encoding phage holin family protein: MWEKIVKGAAAAVGAVAGFWGGLPVLLQTMAVFMAVDYLTGLICALKGVSGKSENGALSSKAGFEGLLKKGVMVLVVFIAWQLDQAMGTAVLHNAVVCFYVANEGISILENTTLLGVPWPEKLRDALDAIGNGDGGEPPMTA, from the coding sequence ATGTGGGAGAAAATCGTGAAGGGCGCCGCGGCGGCGGTGGGCGCGGTCGCCGGCTTTTGGGGAGGACTGCCGGTGCTTTTGCAGACGATGGCGGTCTTCATGGCGGTGGATTACCTGACCGGCCTGATCTGCGCCCTGAAGGGTGTGTCCGGCAAGAGCGAGAACGGCGCGCTGTCGAGCAAGGCGGGCTTTGAGGGCCTGCTCAAGAAGGGCGTGATGGTGCTCGTGGTGTTCATCGCCTGGCAGCTCGATCAGGCGATGGGGACGGCGGTGCTGCATAACGCGGTGGTGTGCTTCTACGTGGCGAACGAGGGCATTTCGATTCTGGAGAACACGACGCTGCTGGGCGTGCCGTGGCCGGAAAAGCTGCGTGACGCGCTGGACGCCATCGGAAACGGCGACGGCGGCGAACCGCCCATGACGGCGTAA
- a CDS encoding IclR family transcriptional regulator domain-containing protein, producing METKDSLKALEKGLVVLETIKEAEQPIGVNEISRQCDMNPPTVFRILQMLKRRNWVYQDRNDKYIVGPRISFVTSKNNFYSALKEIAYFSMARLSAIESRAMNLAVRENEKCIILQQSRTNKIMDYVPPIGSYLPIHTSACGKVLMSELPEPLLEQILSCGELRAMTLHSITDRTQYLAELLRVRALGYALDMQESQENGICLAVPIRSPRGEIFAALSFSGFIGQSLPQNVDHYLALLHQAASEISRALFDAHPDL from the coding sequence ATGGAAACGAAAGACAGCCTAAAGGCGCTTGAAAAGGGCCTGGTCGTTTTGGAGACGATCAAGGAAGCAGAGCAGCCTATCGGCGTAAACGAAATATCCCGCCAATGTGATATGAATCCTCCAACTGTGTTTCGCATACTACAGATGCTGAAACGGCGGAATTGGGTCTATCAGGATCGAAATGACAAATATATCGTCGGCCCCAGGATCTCTTTTGTTACCAGTAAGAATAACTTCTACAGCGCCCTTAAAGAAATCGCCTATTTTTCCATGGCGCGTCTTTCAGCCATTGAATCGCGTGCAATGAATCTGGCCGTGCGTGAAAACGAAAAATGCATTATCCTCCAGCAGTCCCGCACCAATAAAATCATGGATTACGTTCCCCCCATTGGTTCTTACCTTCCGATCCACACGAGCGCCTGTGGTAAGGTATTGATGAGCGAGTTGCCGGAGCCTCTCCTCGAGCAAATCTTAAGCTGCGGCGAACTGCGCGCCATGACCCTTCACAGCATCACGGATCGCACGCAGTACCTGGCGGAACTGCTGCGCGTGCGCGCGCTGGGATATGCGCTGGATATGCAGGAATCCCAGGAGAACGGCATCTGTCTAGCGGTACCCATTCGCAGCCCGCGGGGCGAGATTTTTGCAGCGCTTTCCTTCTCCGGTTTTATCGGTCAGAGCCTTCCGCAGAACGTCGATCACTATCTCGCGCTTCTACATCAGGCGGCATCGGAGATTTCAAGGGCATTGTTTGACGCTCACCCTGACCTGTAA
- a CDS encoding helix-turn-helix domain-containing protein, whose amino-acid sequence MYPDRYEQFPSFPDGIPFSLDPQIVRDIWTTNPESNWHENLEIELCISGEGEVLIEGTKHAFLPGDIAVANPNALHHTGTEGHLVYACLIFDVDFCKQSRIDLDSLKFESYFTSTRVLSLITEIITAHAFLKDPFRIPRLRCLALSLLLELCENHLAAINIDQTKPDEHQCVKNAITYIRKNYASHFSLDDLERSIFVNKYTLSRQFKQVTHQTIMDYTNSYRCVRAARLLSEGVSVSTAAAKCGFLNLSYFAQIFRRNMGELPSAYRMRHRAASPDIAPNFP is encoded by the coding sequence ATGTATCCAGATCGCTACGAACAGTTCCCGAGTTTCCCGGATGGAATACCTTTTTCGCTAGATCCTCAGATTGTTCGGGATATCTGGACGACCAATCCCGAATCCAACTGGCACGAAAATCTGGAGATCGAGCTATGTATATCCGGAGAGGGGGAGGTCCTGATTGAAGGGACGAAGCACGCCTTCTTGCCGGGAGACATCGCTGTGGCCAATCCCAACGCCCTTCATCACACCGGCACCGAGGGCCATCTCGTCTATGCCTGCCTGATCTTCGACGTCGACTTTTGCAAGCAGTCCCGCATCGATCTGGATTCCCTGAAATTTGAGAGCTACTTTACCAGCACCCGTGTTTTATCCCTGATCACAGAAATAATTACCGCCCATGCCTTCCTCAAAGACCCATTCCGCATCCCGCGACTGCGCTGCCTAGCGCTTTCGCTGCTGCTTGAGCTATGCGAGAATCACCTCGCCGCGATAAACATCGACCAAACCAAACCCGATGAACACCAATGCGTCAAAAACGCAATCACCTATATTCGAAAAAACTATGCCTCGCACTTTTCACTGGACGACCTGGAGCGGAGTATTTTCGTCAACAAATACACCCTATCCCGGCAATTCAAGCAGGTCACCCATCAAACCATCATGGATTACACAAATTCCTACCGCTGCGTCCGAGCCGCGCGCCTGTTGTCCGAGGGCGTATCCGTCAGCACAGCGGCGGCGAAATGCGGTTTTTTGAACCTTTCCTATTTCGCGCAGATTTTTCGACGAAATATGGGAGAACTGCCGTCCGCCTACCGGATGCGTCACCGCGCCGCCAGCCCGGACATCGCTCCGAATTTCCCGTGA
- a CDS encoding ABC transporter permease, with translation MQKAVRIVKLERKSVWRRMGDDIAKHWQLYLLTLAPMAIIILFKYVPMYGIQIAFRKFKITKGITSGDWVGLKYFKSFFENPMAGRYIYNTIAISLYELATFPLSLVFALMLNQVTSKRFCKFVQMISYAPYFISTVVMCGIILQFLQARGGLINVLLGIVGVPATNWITYPGAFRHIYVWSGVWQGIGYSSIIYIAALSGVPVELHEAAIIDGASIVKRMWYVDIPCVLPTFCILLIMKCGNIMNVGFQKVLLLQNSLNLSASEIISTYTYNIGLNSSGSMPQYSLGAAIGLFTSVVNLILLLTVNGITKRLSGNGLW, from the coding sequence ATGCAAAAAGCAGTCAGGATTGTGAAGCTCGAGCGTAAATCCGTGTGGCGGCGCATGGGGGATGATATCGCAAAGCACTGGCAGCTCTATCTTTTGACGCTGGCGCCTATGGCAATCATCATCCTGTTCAAGTATGTTCCCATGTACGGCATCCAGATCGCCTTTCGGAAATTTAAGATTACCAAGGGCATTACCAGCGGCGATTGGGTGGGGCTCAAGTATTTCAAAAGCTTCTTTGAAAACCCCATGGCAGGACGCTATATTTATAACACCATCGCCATCAGCCTGTATGAACTGGCAACCTTCCCGCTTTCGCTGGTTTTCGCCCTCATGCTCAACCAGGTAACCTCCAAGAGGTTCTGCAAATTTGTGCAGATGATCTCCTACGCCCCCTATTTCATTTCTACCGTGGTCATGTGCGGTATCATCCTGCAGTTTCTGCAGGCACGCGGCGGCCTGATCAATGTGCTGCTTGGCATTGTGGGCGTTCCCGCCACGAACTGGATCACTTATCCGGGGGCATTCCGCCATATCTATGTGTGGAGCGGCGTCTGGCAGGGCATAGGCTATAGCTCGATCATCTATATTGCTGCCCTTTCGGGCGTGCCGGTGGAGCTGCACGAAGCTGCCATTATCGATGGGGCGAGCATTGTGAAGCGGATGTGGTATGTGGACATCCCCTGTGTGCTGCCTACCTTCTGCATACTGCTGATAATGAAGTGCGGCAACATCATGAACGTCGGATTCCAGAAGGTGCTCCTGCTTCAAAACAGCCTGAATCTCAGCGCTTCGGAGATCATCAGCACCTATACCTACAATATAGGCCTCAACTCTTCCGGCTCCATGCCACAGTATTCCCTTGGCGCCGCCATAGGCCTTTTCACATCGGTCGTGAATCTGATCCTGTTGCTTACCGTCAACGGTATCACAAAGCGTCTGAGCGGAAACGGTCTTTGGTGA
- a CDS encoding carbohydrate ABC transporter permease, with the protein MSKPTTEVKGRIRHTRSDVVFLTINWILLILCAIVLLYPLLYIIMSSFSAGPTYMRLSLIPTKFSLEGYTAVFEYADIWTGYRNSLLYTAVFTVVSLAMTVCLAYPLSRRDFGGGKYMMLLCMFTMYFSGGLIPTYVWMRQMKLLDSMWALIIPSAVSVYNMIVMRTYFSTQIPDELREASMLDGCSDIRYLVSIVLPLSGAILAVIGLYYAVYMWNEYFNAMVYITTRSKLPLPNFLREILMINVQHSLTNANMTQQEIERIARLEERAELMKYSLIIVSSVPVMILYPFVQKHFVKGVMIGATKG; encoded by the coding sequence TTGAGCAAACCCACGACGGAAGTAAAGGGCAGGATCCGGCATACGCGGTCGGATGTCGTATTCCTGACCATCAACTGGATTCTGCTGATCCTATGCGCGATTGTGCTGCTTTATCCGCTGCTGTATATTATCATGTCTTCCTTCAGCGCAGGTCCCACGTACATGCGCCTGTCCCTGATCCCCACCAAGTTTTCGCTGGAGGGTTACACCGCTGTTTTTGAATACGCCGATATCTGGACCGGCTATCGCAACTCGCTGCTTTATACGGCGGTGTTCACCGTGGTTTCGCTGGCCATGACCGTCTGCCTGGCCTATCCGCTCTCCCGCAGGGATTTTGGCGGCGGAAAATACATGATGCTTCTGTGCATGTTCACGATGTACTTTAGCGGAGGGCTGATCCCCACCTATGTTTGGATGCGCCAGATGAAGCTGCTGGACAGCATGTGGGCCCTGATCATTCCGAGCGCCGTTTCGGTATACAACATGATCGTCATGCGCACCTATTTCAGCACGCAGATTCCGGATGAGCTGCGCGAGGCGTCCATGCTGGACGGCTGTTCGGATATTCGCTATCTGGTCAGCATCGTGCTGCCGCTCTCTGGCGCGATCCTGGCCGTGATCGGTCTTTATTACGCTGTGTACATGTGGAATGAATACTTCAACGCAATGGTCTACATCACCACCCGTTCCAAGCTTCCGCTGCCCAACTTCCTGCGAGAGATCCTCATGATTAACGTGCAGCATTCGCTGACAAACGCGAACATGACCCAGCAGGAAATTGAGCGCATCGCACGGCTGGAGGAACGCGCGGAGCTGATGAAGTATTCGCTGATCATCGTTTCCAGTGTGCCGGTCATGATCCTGTATCCTTTCGTGCAGAAGCATTTTGTCAAAGGCGTTATGATTGGCGCAACCAAGGGCTGA
- a CDS encoding dihydrodipicolinate synthase family protein, whose translation MARTRLHGIYIPVITPFNRDESINFSAIEEITRFLAENGVTGVIPSGSTGEMIAMERDEMIAVNKAYIQAGHKYGVKVCASTGAYRTCDVVKMSQAAEADGADGIMAVTPWYMGPNNEELYQHYKTIHDAINIPVMMYHNPYYSTVLLDDRFIARLYNEGCIDAVKERQADVFRQQNLRRLTDKDFNIFYGYDVCAVETQSTWSDGWVVGTGNLFPKENSTVYQLAAARRTEEAMKAQQELIWPYLPLFTEGDSNGDVLWLQIIKEGLKLRGIDAGYCRKPVISELPKEDMDRLTAVLKHYGYLA comes from the coding sequence ATGGCACGTACGAGACTTCACGGTATCTACATTCCGGTCATCACCCCCTTCAACAGGGATGAATCCATCAACTTCAGCGCTATCGAGGAAATCACCAGGTTTCTGGCGGAGAACGGTGTGACAGGCGTCATTCCTTCCGGCTCTACCGGCGAGATGATCGCGATGGAGCGGGATGAAATGATCGCGGTCAACAAGGCATACATTCAGGCCGGCCATAAATATGGCGTCAAGGTCTGTGCCTCCACCGGCGCCTATCGCACCTGCGATGTAGTGAAAATGTCCCAGGCGGCGGAGGCGGACGGCGCCGACGGCATCATGGCGGTTACGCCCTGGTACATGGGGCCCAACAACGAGGAGCTCTATCAGCACTATAAGACGATCCATGATGCTATCAACATTCCTGTGATGATGTATCACAATCCCTACTATTCGACCGTGCTGTTGGACGACCGCTTCATTGCCCGCCTGTACAATGAGGGGTGCATCGACGCCGTTAAGGAGCGCCAGGCCGATGTGTTCCGTCAGCAGAACCTGCGCCGTCTGACGGACAAGGACTTCAACATCTTCTATGGCTATGACGTGTGCGCGGTCGAAACCCAGTCCACCTGGAGCGACGGCTGGGTGGTTGGCACGGGGAATCTGTTCCCCAAGGAGAACAGCACCGTCTATCAGCTGGCCGCGGCGCGCAGGACCGAGGAGGCGATGAAGGCCCAGCAGGAGCTGATCTGGCCGTATCTGCCCCTGTTCACCGAGGGGGACTCTAACGGCGACGTTCTGTGGCTCCAGATCATCAAGGAGGGCCTGAAGCTGCGCGGTATTGACGCGGGATACTGCCGGAAGCCCGTCATCTCCGAATTGCCCAAGGAGGATATGGATCGTCTGACGGCCGTTCTTAAGCACTACGGCTATCTTGCCTAA
- a CDS encoding MerR family transcriptional regulator: MTIAEASRKYGISADTLRYYERIGLIPDVPRSKSGIRDYDEAACNWIELMKCMRSAGVQIEALIEYVRLYQQGGDTAKARKAILIEQRELLRSRIHSMQQALSRLDKKIENYDRIIMPPEQSLAKEGEGEGEAPSVAS; this comes from the coding sequence ATGACCATCGCAGAGGCGAGCCGCAAATACGGTATCAGCGCGGACACGCTGCGCTATTATGAGCGGATCGGCCTGATCCCGGACGTGCCCCGCAGCAAGAGCGGCATCCGCGACTACGACGAGGCCGCCTGCAACTGGATCGAGCTGATGAAGTGCATGCGCTCCGCGGGCGTGCAGATCGAGGCGCTGATCGAGTACGTGCGGCTCTATCAGCAGGGCGGCGACACGGCGAAGGCCCGCAAGGCAATCCTGATCGAGCAGCGCGAGCTGCTCCGCAGCCGCATTCACAGCATGCAGCAGGCGCTGAGCCGCCTGGACAAGAAGATCGAGAACTACGACCGGATCATCATGCCCCCCGAACAATCGCTCGCGAAGGAGGGCGAGGGCGAGGGCGAAGCCCCCTCCGTGGCGTCCTGA
- the dapA gene encoding 4-hydroxy-tetrahydrodipicolinate synthase, which translates to MKKKPVFRGSAVALVTPFDSLGVDYDALLRLVDRQIDAGTDALVVLGTTGEPSTLADSERRAVLSAVIERAGGRIPVVAGTGSNDTRRAVHLAREAAALGADAQLCVTPYYNKATQRGLVQHFTAVADAAPLPLILYNVPSRTGVNLLPETVQELCAHENVAGVKEAVGDVVQVAELFRLCHDEIAIYSGNDDQTLPLLAYGGDGVISVAANVCPGAMVRMTHAYFAGDVKAARDAQLTLLPLMRALFMQVNPIPVKAALSLLGLCENRLRLPLTALEGEDLDRLRRALGVLDGELKD; encoded by the coding sequence ATGAAAAAAAAGCCCGTATTCAGAGGCAGCGCGGTCGCGCTCGTGACGCCCTTTGACAGCCTGGGCGTGGATTACGACGCGCTCTTGCGCCTGGTGGACCGGCAGATCGACGCGGGCACGGACGCCCTCGTCGTCCTGGGCACGACCGGCGAGCCCTCGACCCTCGCGGATTCCGAGCGGCGGGCGGTGCTCTCCGCCGTGATCGAGCGCGCCGGCGGCCGGATTCCCGTCGTCGCGGGCACGGGGTCGAACGACACCCGCCGCGCCGTACATCTCGCGCGGGAGGCCGCCGCCCTCGGCGCGGACGCGCAGCTTTGCGTGACCCCCTACTACAACAAGGCGACCCAACGCGGCCTCGTGCAGCATTTCACCGCCGTCGCGGACGCCGCGCCCCTGCCCCTGATCCTCTACAACGTGCCCTCGCGCACCGGCGTCAACCTGCTGCCAGAGACCGTGCAGGAGCTGTGCGCGCACGAAAACGTCGCGGGCGTAAAGGAGGCCGTCGGGGACGTGGTGCAGGTCGCGGAGCTGTTCCGCCTGTGCCACGACGAGATCGCCATCTACTCCGGCAACGACGACCAGACCCTGCCCCTGCTCGCCTACGGCGGGGACGGCGTCATCTCCGTGGCGGCCAACGTCTGCCCCGGCGCGATGGTCCGCATGACGCACGCCTACTTCGCGGGCGACGTAAAGGCCGCGCGCGACGCCCAGCTCACGCTGCTGCCCCTGATGCGCGCGCTGTTCATGCAGGTCAACCCCATTCCCGTGAAGGCCGCGCTCTCGCTGCTGGGGCTGTGCGAAAACCGCCTGCGCCTGCCGCTCACGGCCCTGGAGGGCGAGGACCTGGATCGCCTGCGCCGCGCGCTGGGCGTGCTGGACGGCGAACTGAAGGATTAA
- a CDS encoding HD domain-containing protein — protein sequence MIYSATPKEVYNALNSSPSLLDIYSEIEKREAKNGGWAFHNYEHVKNVSQTAEKILADLQFDEDTIYACKIACLLHDVGALQGKEGHSQRSFEYAKKLFEEKNWIFEMEDVVLDAIQNHSSGFESDNIVLLSILLADKLDIKKTRISEEGKKIRGNRQYQHIEDIIADIQDGTLTIHFITDGKMEMEEVNDYYFTAKVFKAIKAFSERLHLKHLILMDDKPWNLA from the coding sequence ATGATATATAGCGCAACGCCGAAGGAAGTATATAACGCCTTGAATTCAAGCCCTTCGCTATTGGACATATACAGCGAGATCGAAAAGCGGGAAGCAAAAAACGGCGGCTGGGCCTTCCATAATTATGAGCATGTAAAAAATGTTTCTCAAACGGCCGAAAAAATATTGGCGGACTTACAGTTTGACGAAGACACGATATACGCATGTAAAATAGCATGCCTGCTTCATGATGTCGGCGCCTTGCAGGGCAAAGAGGGGCATTCGCAAAGAAGTTTTGAATACGCAAAAAAGCTTTTTGAAGAGAAAAACTGGATCTTTGAAATGGAGGACGTCGTGCTGGATGCCATTCAAAATCATAGTTCAGGCTTTGAAAGCGATAACATCGTCCTTTTATCGATTCTTCTGGCGGATAAACTGGATATTAAAAAAACGCGGATTTCTGAAGAGGGAAAGAAGATAAGGGGCAACAGACAATATCAGCATATTGAAGACATTATTGCGGACATCCAGGACGGTACCCTAACGATTCATTTCATTACCGACGGGAAGATGGAGATGGAAGAAGTGAATGACTATTATTTCACCGCTAAAGTTTTCAAGGCAATCAAGGCGTTTTCAGAAAGGCTCCATCTGAAACATCTTATTTTGATGGACGATAAGCCCTGGAACTTAGCATGA
- a CDS encoding aspartate-semialdehyde dehydrogenase family protein, translating into MVGQRFITLLKDHPWFEIKVLAASGRSAGKTYEEAVAGRWAFPWPIPENVRSLVVKDAADVKAVADEVDFCFCAVDMKKDEIRALEDAYARAETPVVSNNSAHRATPDVPMMIPELNPEHAAVIEHQRKRLGTRVGFVTVKPNCSIQSYVPALHALLPLRPARAVVSTYQAISGAGKTFERWPEMVDNVIPYIGGEEEKSEQEPLKIWGKVEGGVIVPAKAPVISAHCIRVAASDGHLATVWASFEEKTSEREIIERWRAYRGLPQELGLPSAPRQFIQYFDDPTHPQTRLDRDYENGMGISLGRLRGDSLFDYRFVGLSHNTVRGAAGGAVLIAELLVKQGYIPKK; encoded by the coding sequence ATGGTCGGCCAGCGCTTTATCACGTTACTCAAGGACCATCCCTGGTTTGAGATCAAGGTGCTCGCCGCCTCCGGGCGCAGCGCGGGCAAGACGTACGAGGAGGCGGTCGCGGGCCGCTGGGCCTTCCCCTGGCCGATCCCCGAAAACGTCCGCTCCCTGGTCGTAAAGGACGCTGCGGACGTGAAGGCCGTCGCGGACGAGGTGGACTTCTGCTTTTGCGCCGTGGACATGAAGAAGGACGAGATCCGCGCGCTCGAGGACGCCTACGCCCGCGCGGAAACCCCCGTCGTCTCCAACAACTCCGCCCACCGCGCGACGCCCGACGTGCCCATGATGATCCCGGAGCTCAACCCCGAGCACGCGGCGGTCATCGAGCACCAGAGAAAGCGACTGGGCACCCGCGTGGGCTTCGTCACCGTCAAGCCCAACTGCTCCATCCAGTCCTACGTGCCCGCGCTGCACGCGCTGCTGCCGCTGCGCCCCGCGCGCGCGGTGGTGAGCACCTATCAGGCGATCTCCGGCGCGGGCAAGACGTTCGAGCGCTGGCCCGAGATGGTGGACAACGTCATCCCCTACATCGGCGGCGAGGAGGAGAAGAGCGAGCAGGAGCCGCTCAAGATCTGGGGCAAGGTGGAGGGCGGCGTGATCGTGCCCGCCAAAGCCCCCGTCATCAGCGCGCACTGCATCCGCGTGGCCGCCTCGGACGGCCACCTGGCGACGGTGTGGGCCTCCTTCGAGGAAAAGACGAGCGAGCGGGAGATCATCGAGCGCTGGCGCGCCTACCGCGGGCTCCCGCAGGAGCTGGGCCTGCCCTCCGCGCCCAGGCAGTTCATCCAGTACTTCGACGACCCCACCCACCCGCAGACCCGGCTGGACCGGGACTACGAAAACGGCATGGGCATCTCCCTGGGCCGCCTGCGCGGGGACTCGCTGTTCGACTACCGCTTCGTGGGCCTGTCGCACAACACGGTGCGCGGCGCGGCGGGCGGCGCGGTGCTGATCGCGGAGCTGCTGGTCAAGCAGGGGTACATCCCGAAAAAATAA
- a CDS encoding M20 family metallopeptidase, giving the protein MMELSARVSALLPCVTAHRRALHQIPEEGHQEHMTQAYLLEALRALSPDEVSPCGGTGVRAVFRGNGKGRAVAFRADMDALHIKEETGRAFSSRNAGMMHACGHDGHMAGLLGLATLLASRRGELRDDVVLLFQPAEETDGGAKRMIDEGALENPHVEAVYGMHMMPDIPLGRIGTCEGPLMAQTCEMDLIVEGRGAHGAMPHLGVDAVAAAGHLITLLQTTVARRIDPCQQALITIGRVRAGERRNVLADRAVLEGIVRTFSNAVYDQLRGYILADLRAVEEAFGVRCTFRSNVYYPCVENDPEETRRVTGILGERFAPQKPRMIAEDFSYYQLERPGVFVFCGCMDEARQSPLHSCTFDFDERAILYGLELFSRLIAFES; this is encoded by the coding sequence ATGATGGAGCTTTCGGCGCGGGTATCCGCGCTTCTTCCCTGCGTGACGGCGCACCGGCGCGCGCTGCACCAGATCCCCGAAGAGGGGCATCAGGAGCATATGACGCAGGCGTACCTGCTAGAAGCGCTGCGCGCGCTTTCGCCGGACGAGGTTTCGCCCTGCGGCGGGACGGGCGTGCGCGCGGTGTTTCGCGGCAACGGAAAGGGGCGGGCCGTCGCCTTTCGGGCGGACATGGACGCCCTGCACATTAAGGAGGAGACGGGCCGCGCGTTCAGCAGCCGAAATGCGGGCATGATGCACGCCTGCGGCCACGACGGCCACATGGCGGGCCTGCTGGGCCTGGCGACGCTGCTCGCCTCGCGGCGCGGCGAGCTGCGGGACGACGTGGTGCTGCTCTTTCAGCCCGCGGAGGAGACGGACGGCGGCGCGAAGCGGATGATCGACGAGGGGGCGCTGGAAAATCCGCACGTGGAGGCGGTGTACGGCATGCACATGATGCCGGACATCCCGCTGGGGCGGATCGGCACCTGCGAGGGCCCGCTGATGGCCCAGACCTGCGAGATGGACCTGATCGTCGAGGGGCGCGGCGCGCACGGCGCGATGCCGCACCTGGGCGTGGACGCGGTCGCGGCGGCGGGGCACCTGATTACGCTCTTGCAAACCACGGTCGCGCGGCGGATCGACCCCTGCCAGCAGGCGCTCATCACCATCGGGCGGGTGCGCGCGGGCGAGCGGCGCAACGTCCTGGCGGATCGGGCGGTGCTGGAGGGCATCGTGCGCACGTTTTCCAACGCCGTGTACGATCAGCTCAGGGGCTACATCCTGGCGGACCTGCGCGCGGTGGAGGAGGCGTTCGGCGTCCGGTGCACGTTCCGCTCCAACGTCTACTACCCCTGCGTGGAAAACGACCCGGAGGAGACGCGGCGCGTGACCGGCATCCTGGGCGAGCGCTTCGCGCCCCAGAAGCCGCGCATGATCGCGGAGGACTTCTCCTATTATCAGCTCGAGCGCCCCGGCGTCTTCGTCTTCTGCGGCTGCATGGACGAGGCGCGCCAATCGCCGCTGCACTCGTGCACGTTTGACTTCGACGAGCGCGCCATTCTGTACGGGCTGGAGCTCTTCAGCCGTCTGATCGCGTTTGAATCTTAG